A genomic region of Noviherbaspirillum sp. L7-7A contains the following coding sequences:
- the groL gene encoding chaperonin GroEL (60 kDa chaperone family; promotes refolding of misfolded polypeptides especially under stressful conditions; forms two stacked rings of heptamers to form a barrel-shaped 14mer; ends can be capped by GroES; misfolded proteins enter the barrel where they are refolded when GroES binds), which produces MAAKEVVFGDSARHKMVEGVNILANAVKVTLGPKGRNVVLERSFGSPTVTKDGVSVAKEIELKDKLMNMGAQMVKEVASRTSDNAGDGTTTATVLAQAIVREGMKYVAAGMNPMDLKRGIDKAVTALVDEVRKLARPCTTTREIAQVGSISANSDSSIGDRIAEAMEKVGKEGVITVEDGKSLNDELDIVEGMQFDRGYLSPYFINNPDKQSVILESPFILLFDKKISNIRDLLPVLEQVAKAGRPLLIIAEDIEGEALATLVVNNIRGILKTCAVKAPGFGDRRKAMLEDIAILTGGQVIAEEVGLTLEKVTLNDLGQAKRIEVGKENTTVIDGAGQSAAIEARVKQVRVQIEEATSDYDREKLQERVAKLAGGVAVIKVGAATEVEMKEKKARVEDALHATRAAVEEGIVPGGGVALLRARANLNIKGDNSDQDAGIKIVLRAIEEPLRMIVQNAGEEASVVVAKVLEGTGNFGYNAANDTYGDLVEQGVLDPAKVTRTALQNAASIASLMLTTDCTVTELAEDKPAGGPGMGGMGGMGGMGGMDGMM; this is translated from the coding sequence ATGGCTGCTAAAGAAGTCGTATTTGGCGACAGCGCTCGCCACAAGATGGTCGAAGGCGTCAACATCCTGGCCAACGCGGTCAAGGTGACCCTGGGCCCGAAAGGCCGCAACGTGGTTCTGGAGCGTTCCTTCGGTTCCCCGACCGTGACCAAGGACGGCGTGTCGGTCGCGAAAGAAATCGAACTGAAAGACAAGCTCATGAACATGGGCGCCCAGATGGTCAAGGAAGTGGCTTCCCGCACCAGCGACAACGCTGGCGACGGCACCACCACCGCAACCGTTCTGGCCCAGGCTATCGTCCGCGAAGGCATGAAATACGTTGCCGCCGGCATGAACCCGATGGACCTGAAGCGCGGCATCGACAAGGCAGTCACCGCTCTGGTCGACGAAGTGCGCAAGCTGGCACGTCCCTGCACCACCACCCGCGAAATCGCCCAGGTTGGCTCGATCTCTGCCAACAGCGACAGCTCCATCGGCGACCGCATCGCTGAAGCCATGGAAAAAGTCGGCAAGGAAGGCGTTATCACCGTGGAAGACGGCAAGTCGCTGAACGACGAGCTGGACATCGTGGAAGGCATGCAGTTCGACCGCGGCTACCTGTCCCCGTACTTCATCAACAATCCGGACAAGCAAAGCGTCATCCTGGAAAGCCCGTTCATCCTGCTGTTTGACAAAAAGATCTCGAACATCCGTGACCTGCTCCCGGTGCTGGAGCAAGTCGCCAAGGCTGGCCGTCCGCTGCTGATCATCGCCGAAGACATCGAAGGCGAAGCGCTGGCAACCCTGGTGGTGAACAACATCCGCGGCATCCTGAAGACCTGCGCAGTCAAGGCCCCTGGCTTCGGCGACCGTCGCAAGGCCATGCTGGAAGACATCGCCATCCTGACTGGCGGCCAGGTCATCGCTGAAGAAGTCGGCCTGACGCTGGAAAAGGTCACGCTGAACGACCTCGGCCAAGCCAAGCGCATCGAAGTGGGCAAGGAAAACACCACCGTCATCGACGGCGCAGGCCAGAGCGCTGCGATCGAAGCCCGCGTCAAGCAGGTTCGCGTGCAGATCGAGGAAGCCACGTCCGACTACGACCGTGAAAAGCTGCAGGAACGCGTTGCCAAGCTGGCAGGCGGTGTTGCAGTCATCAAGGTTGGCGCCGCCACCGAAGTCGAGATGAAAGAGAAGAAGGCACGCGTGGAAGACGCGCTGCACGCCACCCGCGCTGCGGTGGAAGAAGGCATCGTGCCTGGCGGCGGCGTTGCACTGCTGCGCGCTCGCGCCAACCTGAACATCAAGGGCGACAACAGCGACCAGGACGCAGGCATCAAGATCGTTCTGCGCGCCATCGAAGAGCCGCTGCGCATGATCGTTCAGAACGCAGGCGAGGAAGCATCGGTTGTGGTTGCAAAGGTGCTGGAAGGCACGGGCAACTTCGGCTACAACGCTGCCAACGACACCTACGGCGACCTGGTCGAGCAAGGCGTGCTGGATCCGGCCAAAGTGACCCGCACCGCGCTGCAAAACGCAGCATCGATCGCCAGCCTGATGCTGACCACCGACTGCACCGTCACCGAACTGGCTGAAGACAAGCCAGCCGGCGGCCCGGGCATGGGCGGTATGGGTGGCATGGGCGGTATGGGTGGCATGGACGGCATGATGTAA
- the groES gene encoding co-chaperone GroES: MALRPLHDRVIVKRLDQETKTASGIVLPETAAEKPDQGEVLAVGNGKILEGGQVRPLDVKVGDRVLFGKYSGQTVKMNGEELLVMREEDILAIVQQ, translated from the coding sequence ATGGCACTTCGTCCTTTGCACGATCGCGTCATCGTCAAGCGCCTCGACCAGGAAACCAAAACTGCGTCCGGCATCGTTCTCCCTGAAACCGCGGCCGAGAAGCCGGATCAGGGTGAAGTCCTGGCTGTAGGCAACGGCAAGATCCTCGAAGGCGGCCAGGTGCGTCCTCTGGACGTGAAGGTTGGCGACCGCGTGCTGTTTGGCAAGTATTCCGGCCAGACCGTCAAGATGAACGGCGAAGAACTGCTGGTCATGCGCGAGGAAGACATCCTCGCCATCGTGCAGCAGTAA
- a CDS encoding (2Fe-2S)-binding protein has protein sequence MNSPDDRARSAQKAPFAQSCKISLTLNGVQREIRTAPWTTLLDLLREDLQLTGTKKGCDHGQCGACTVLVDGKRVNACLTLAAMKDGCEITTVEGLAQGEALHPVQQAFIDQDAFQCGYCTPGQICSAVGLIGEGRAQSDDDIRELMSGNLCRCGCYPNIVAAVRQALPTDGKGGQP, from the coding sequence ATGAATAGTCCCGATGACCGCGCCAGGTCGGCGCAGAAGGCGCCCTTTGCGCAATCCTGCAAGATCAGCCTGACCCTGAATGGCGTCCAGCGCGAAATCCGCACCGCGCCATGGACTACGCTGCTGGACCTGCTGCGTGAGGACCTGCAGCTCACCGGGACCAAGAAAGGTTGCGACCACGGCCAATGCGGCGCCTGCACGGTGCTGGTCGATGGCAAGCGCGTCAATGCCTGCCTCACGCTGGCGGCCATGAAGGACGGCTGCGAGATCACGACCGTGGAAGGGCTGGCGCAGGGCGAGGCGCTGCATCCGGTGCAGCAGGCATTCATCGACCAGGATGCCTTCCAGTGCGGCTACTGCACCCCGGGGCAGATCTGCTCGGCGGTCGGATTGATCGGCGAAGGGCGGGCGCAAAGCGACGATGACATCCGCGAACTCATGAGCGGCAACCTGTGCCGTTGCGGTTGCTATCCCAACATCGTCGCCGCCGTACGCCAGGCGCTCCCGACGGACGGGAAGGGCGGCCAGCCATGA
- a CDS encoding xanthine dehydrogenase family protein subunit M, with translation MNQFELSRASSVADALALLAGESHARFIAGGTNLLDLMKEDVARPTRLIDITHLPLAAVETGKDGGLRIGALVSNAALAYHAEVGSRYPLLSRAILAGASPQLRNMASTGGNLLQRTRCYYFYDTATPCNKREPGSGCPARDGVNRIHAILGASEQCVAVHPSDMCVALAALDATVHVSGPAGDRAIAFDHFHQLPGDTPDVDTSLAPDEIITAVELPAQGYESHYSYIKIRDRASYAFALVSVAAGLVLDGETIKSAAVALGGVAHKPWRDRQAEQLLIGKPANEATFSAFADALLQPAQPLAHNAFKIGLARRTIVRALGRAVAMEEQS, from the coding sequence ATGAACCAGTTCGAACTGTCGCGCGCTTCCAGCGTGGCCGATGCGCTCGCCCTGCTTGCCGGCGAAAGCCATGCCCGCTTCATCGCCGGCGGCACCAACCTCTTGGACCTGATGAAGGAAGACGTCGCCCGTCCGACACGCCTGATCGACATTACCCATCTTCCGCTGGCGGCTGTGGAAACAGGCAAGGACGGCGGATTGCGCATCGGCGCGCTGGTGTCGAATGCGGCCCTTGCCTATCACGCCGAGGTGGGCAGTCGTTATCCCCTGTTGTCCCGGGCGATCCTTGCCGGCGCCTCGCCGCAGTTGCGCAATATGGCGTCGACCGGCGGCAACCTGCTGCAGCGCACCCGCTGCTACTACTTCTACGACACCGCGACGCCGTGCAACAAGCGCGAGCCGGGATCGGGCTGTCCGGCGCGGGACGGCGTCAACCGCATTCATGCCATTCTCGGCGCAAGCGAGCAATGCGTCGCGGTGCACCCGTCCGACATGTGCGTGGCCCTGGCCGCCCTCGATGCGACTGTGCATGTCAGCGGACCGGCCGGCGACCGTGCAATTGCCTTCGACCATTTCCACCAGCTGCCGGGCGACACGCCGGATGTCGATACCAGCCTGGCGCCGGATGAAATCATTACCGCGGTCGAACTGCCGGCGCAGGGTTACGAGAGCCATTACAGCTATATCAAGATCCGCGACCGCGCCTCCTATGCCTTCGCGCTGGTCTCGGTGGCAGCCGGCCTGGTGCTGGATGGCGAGACGATCAAAAGCGCCGCTGTGGCGCTGGGCGGCGTTGCCCACAAGCCGTGGCGCGACCGCCAGGCCGAGCAGCTGCTGATCGGCAAGCCGGCCAACGAGGCAACGTTTTCCGCCTTTGCCGACGCGTTGCTGCAGCCGGCGCAGCCGCTTGCCCACAATGCATTCAAAATCGGCCTGGCCAGGCGGACCATTGTCCGTGCACTGGGCCGGGCCGTCGCAATGGAAGAACAATCATGA
- a CDS encoding xanthine dehydrogenase family protein molybdopterin-binding subunit, with amino-acid sequence MSTAQNKQQGRIGVATSRVDGRLKVTGQARYAAEFPAEDLLYGVVVSSGIARGSISSIDTGPALAVPGVIHVLTHENRPSLPWFDRSYQDDDSPSGSPFRPLYDASIIFSGQPVALVVASSFEAARHASALIDVRYKADQHQTDLDAGRDAAYAPRQGKDGFEPPPKPRGDADAALKRAEINVLADYATPVEHHNPMEMHATTVLRDVDGNLTIYDKTQGVLNTQQYVTSVFGLKQEQVRVRSPFVGGAFGSGLRPQYQLFLAVMAAQELKRSVRVVLTRQQMFSFGHRPATRHQIALGADKSGKLLAIKHETVSETSRFEDYIEVVVNWSGSAYQCDNVMLDYKVTALDVYTPLDMRAPGATLGVYVLESAMDELAHAAGVDPLALRLLNYAEQDQNTGKPFSSKELKACYEQGAARFGWDKRNPVPRSMRRGKTLVGWGMATGFWDAMQQPASAKAVLSVEGKLQVSSATADIGTGTYTAMTIIAADVLGLAIEDVNFTLGDSSLPQAPLEGGSWTVSSVGSAVKMACEAVRDELFSIARAMPDSPLAGARAEDVEWCEGRVQRIGQPAASLAIADIMRSKGLHSIEHAVDQKPDSKQKKYTMHTHSAVFAEVEVDEDFGTVAVKRVVSAIAGGRVINPKAARSQIMGGVVWGIGMALHEETMADHALGRFMNHSLAEYHIPVNADIHDIDVIFVEEHDGIVNPLGAKGMGEIGIVGVAAAIGNAVFHATGKRVRELPITLDKVV; translated from the coding sequence ATGAGCACAGCGCAGAACAAGCAACAGGGCCGCATCGGCGTTGCAACCAGCCGGGTCGACGGCAGACTAAAAGTGACCGGGCAGGCGCGCTACGCCGCCGAGTTTCCGGCAGAGGACCTGCTGTATGGCGTGGTGGTTTCCAGCGGCATCGCTCGCGGCAGCATCAGCAGCATCGATACCGGCCCTGCGCTGGCGGTGCCAGGCGTGATCCACGTGCTGACCCATGAAAACCGGCCCAGCCTGCCGTGGTTCGACCGCAGCTACCAGGACGACGACTCGCCTTCCGGTTCGCCGTTCCGGCCGCTTTACGACGCCAGCATCATCTTCAGCGGCCAGCCGGTGGCCCTGGTCGTGGCAAGCAGCTTCGAGGCGGCGCGCCATGCATCGGCATTGATCGACGTCCGCTACAAGGCCGACCAGCACCAGACCGACCTGGATGCCGGGCGCGATGCGGCCTATGCGCCCAGGCAGGGCAAGGATGGCTTCGAGCCGCCGCCCAAGCCACGCGGCGACGCCGATGCCGCCCTGAAGAGGGCCGAGATCAATGTACTGGCCGATTACGCCACGCCGGTGGAACACCACAATCCCATGGAAATGCATGCCACCACCGTGCTGCGTGACGTGGACGGCAACCTGACGATCTATGACAAGACCCAGGGCGTGCTCAACACCCAGCAGTATGTGACCAGTGTCTTTGGCCTGAAGCAGGAACAGGTGCGGGTGCGGTCGCCCTTCGTCGGCGGCGCCTTCGGCTCCGGGTTGCGGCCGCAGTACCAGCTGTTCCTGGCCGTGATGGCGGCGCAGGAGCTGAAGCGCTCGGTGCGGGTGGTCCTGACGCGCCAGCAGATGTTCAGCTTCGGCCATCGTCCGGCCACGCGGCACCAGATCGCGCTGGGCGCCGACAAGAGCGGCAAGCTGCTGGCCATCAAGCATGAAACGGTATCGGAAACATCGCGCTTTGAAGACTATATCGAGGTGGTGGTGAACTGGTCCGGTTCGGCCTATCAGTGCGACAACGTCATGCTCGACTATAAGGTCACTGCGCTGGATGTCTATACGCCACTGGACATGCGGGCGCCGGGCGCAACCCTTGGCGTCTATGTGCTGGAGTCGGCGATGGATGAACTGGCCCATGCGGCCGGCGTCGATCCGCTGGCGCTGCGCCTTCTGAACTATGCCGAGCAGGACCAGAATACCGGCAAACCATTCTCCAGCAAGGAATTGAAGGCCTGTTATGAACAGGGCGCGGCACGGTTTGGCTGGGACAAGCGCAATCCGGTCCCTCGCTCGATGCGGCGCGGCAAAACCCTGGTGGGCTGGGGCATGGCGACCGGCTTCTGGGACGCCATGCAGCAGCCGGCCAGCGCCAAGGCGGTGCTGTCGGTGGAGGGCAAGCTGCAGGTATCGTCCGCCACTGCCGACATCGGCACCGGCACTTACACCGCCATGACCATCATCGCGGCCGATGTGCTGGGCCTGGCGATCGAGGATGTGAACTTCACGCTGGGCGACTCCTCGCTGCCGCAGGCGCCGCTGGAAGGCGGTTCATGGACCGTCTCTTCCGTTGGCTCCGCGGTCAAGATGGCATGCGAAGCCGTCAGGGATGAACTGTTTTCAATCGCTCGCGCAATGCCGGATTCGCCTCTGGCCGGCGCCAGGGCGGAAGATGTCGAGTGGTGCGAGGGACGGGTGCAGCGCATCGGGCAGCCGGCGGCGTCGCTGGCCATCGCCGACATCATGCGCAGCAAGGGTCTGCATAGCATCGAGCATGCGGTGGACCAGAAGCCCGATAGCAAGCAGAAGAAATACACCATGCATACCCATTCCGCGGTGTTTGCCGAGGTGGAGGTCGACGAGGACTTCGGCACGGTGGCAGTAAAAAGGGTCGTCAGCGCCATCGCCGGCGGCCGCGTGATCAATCCGAAAGCCGCGCGCAGCCAGATCATGGGCGGCGTGGTCTGGGGCATAGGCATGGCGCTGCATGAGGAAACCATGGCCGACCATGCCCTGGGCCGTTTCATGAACCACAGCCTGGCCGAGTATCACATCCCCGTCAATGCCGACATCCATGACATCGACGTCATCTTCGTCGAGGAGCATGACGGCATCGTCAACCCGCTGGGCGCCAAAGGCATGGGCGAGATCGGCATCGTCGGCGTTGCCGCGGCCATCGGCAATGCGGTGTTTCATGCCACCGGCAAGCGGGTGCGGGAGCTGCCGATCACGCTGGACAAGGTGGTCTGA
- a CDS encoding ornithine cyclodeaminase family protein, translating to MVPFLNAGRLSAALSYPILIEALRMAFRKGAEAPRRHVHPISPDNDAVLLLMPVWQPERHTGVKIVTVAPRNPQRGLPSVHSMFMLLDSATGAPVCLMDGEELTLRRTAAASALASGYLSRPDSSRLLVIGTGSLAPYMAAAHCTTRPIRTVSVWGRSTEKAAGSADLLRQQFEGSGIRVEVAGELEAAVRQADIITCATTSTTPIVQGAWVQPGTHVDLVGGFRPNMREADDALMCSAAVFVDTWNGALAEAGDLVQPMETGKLQRAALQAELADLCAGRHPGRDNPAQVTLFKSVGAALEDLCAADLAWDHHQGQPID from the coding sequence ATGGTTCCTTTTCTGAATGCAGGGCGGCTCAGCGCTGCCCTTTCCTATCCCATCCTCATCGAAGCGCTGCGCATGGCGTTTCGCAAGGGCGCCGAGGCACCCCGGCGTCATGTCCATCCGATCTCGCCCGACAACGATGCCGTCCTGCTGCTGATGCCGGTATGGCAACCCGAGCGCCATACCGGCGTCAAGATCGTCACGGTGGCGCCGCGCAATCCGCAACGTGGGCTGCCTTCCGTGCATTCGATGTTCATGCTGCTCGACAGCGCCACGGGCGCGCCGGTATGCCTGATGGATGGCGAAGAGCTGACCTTGCGCCGCACGGCGGCGGCGTCGGCGCTCGCTTCCGGGTATCTTTCCCGTCCCGACAGCAGCCGTCTCCTGGTCATCGGGACCGGCTCGCTGGCGCCCTATATGGCGGCGGCGCATTGCACGACGCGCCCGATCAGGACAGTCAGCGTATGGGGCCGTTCCACGGAAAAGGCGGCAGGCAGCGCTGATCTGCTGCGCCAGCAGTTCGAAGGCAGCGGCATACGGGTCGAGGTCGCCGGAGAACTCGAAGCGGCAGTGCGCCAGGCCGACATCATTACCTGCGCTACCACCAGCACCACACCCATCGTGCAGGGCGCCTGGGTGCAGCCAGGCACGCATGTGGACCTGGTTGGCGGTTTCCGTCCCAACATGCGCGAGGCCGATGATGCATTAATGTGCAGCGCGGCGGTGTTCGTCGATACCTGGAACGGCGCACTGGCCGAGGCTGGCGATCTGGTGCAGCCCATGGAGACAGGCAAGCTGCAACGCGCCGCCCTGCAGGCGGAACTGGCTGACCTGTGCGCCGGACGGCACCCGGGGCGCGACAATCCGGCGCAGGTAACGCTGTTCAAGTCGGTAGGCGCCGCCCTGGAAGACTTATGTGCGGCCGACCTGGCCTGGGATCATCACCAAGGCCAGCCCATAGACTAA
- a CDS encoding organic hydroperoxide resistance protein has product MQILYTAHATATGGRDGRAASDDKHLDVPLNTPKELGGAGGAGTNPEQLFAAGYAACFLSALKFVAAHTKAQLPADTTVNAEVGIGPNDRGGFGLAVSLEVALPGMEAGAAQALVNKAHEVCPYSNATRNNIDVGLRIA; this is encoded by the coding sequence ATGCAGATACTCTACACAGCCCATGCCACGGCAACCGGCGGCCGCGATGGCCGCGCCGCCAGCGATGACAAGCACCTGGACGTGCCGTTGAACACACCGAAGGAACTGGGCGGCGCCGGCGGCGCGGGCACCAACCCGGAGCAGCTGTTTGCGGCAGGCTATGCAGCCTGCTTCCTGTCGGCGTTGAAGTTCGTGGCAGCGCATACCAAGGCGCAGCTCCCGGCCGATACCACGGTCAATGCCGAAGTCGGCATCGGCCCGAACGACCGCGGTGGCTTCGGGCTGGCGGTCAGCCTGGAAGTCGCCCTGCCCGGCATGGAAGCCGGCGCGGCACAGGCGCTGGTCAACAAGGCGCATGAAGTCTGCCCATATTCCAACGCCACGCGCAACAACATCGACGTCGGCCTGCGTATCGCCTGA
- a CDS encoding MarR family transcriptional regulator codes for MSRPSTSADKLLALDKQFCFALYSASLAMTKAYKPLLDNLGLTYPQYLAMLVLWQEDDLLVKDIGERLFLDSGTLTPLLKRLETAGMVARTRDEKDERQVRITLTPEGRALKRRARTIPEQVMCASGQSAQALSALRNQLALLRDSLTQANEADE; via the coding sequence ATGTCTAGACCTTCCACCAGCGCGGACAAGCTGCTGGCCCTGGATAAGCAGTTCTGCTTCGCACTTTACTCGGCCTCGCTGGCCATGACAAAGGCCTATAAGCCGCTTCTCGACAATCTGGGCCTGACCTATCCACAGTATCTGGCCATGCTGGTGCTGTGGCAGGAGGACGACCTGCTGGTCAAGGACATCGGCGAAAGGCTGTTTCTCGATTCCGGGACCCTGACGCCGCTGCTCAAGCGCCTGGAGACAGCGGGAATGGTTGCGCGCACACGCGACGAAAAGGACGAGCGTCAGGTCCGCATTACCCTGACCCCGGAAGGCCGCGCCCTCAAGCGCCGGGCGCGCACCATTCCCGAGCAGGTCATGTGTGCAAGCGGGCAATCTGCGCAAGCCCTGAGTGCGCTGCGCAACCAGCTCGCGCTGCTACGGGACAGCCTGACACAGGCAAATGAGGCAGACGAATAG
- the dacB gene encoding D-alanyl-D-alanine carboxypeptidase/D-alanyl-D-alanine-endopeptidase, producing MSRALRQAGIPASAVGAYAQEVIAGRTLVSTNPMVAFSPASTIKLVTTQAALQVLGPTFNWKTAAYASGSQSGDVLNGDLILRGGGDPRLTMESLWLFLRQIREKGVRQINGDLVLDRSLFAPHAFDAALFDGAPHKPYNAGPDALLLNYHAFALRLIPDQSNGTARISVEPPVAGLSVQGPALVEGDCGDWKAALTPDMTDNSISVAGNYPYACGENTLYVHPYQMSRAAYFGAVFRRLWNEMGGTLKGQVRDGALPEQARLLAQWQSAPLTQVIQDINKFSNNVMARQLLLTLASQSSGAPATPEEGEAAVRSWMRERGIDAPEMVLDNGSGLSRSTRIAPLTMARVLLAAYNSPVMPEFIASLPLAAYDGTMRNRLREKSVAGRAHIKTGSLEGVRASAGYVMAASGKWYAVVCMVNHARAAAAGPALDQLVQWIYENG from the coding sequence GTGAGCCGGGCCTTGCGCCAGGCCGGCATACCTGCCAGCGCGGTAGGGGCTTATGCCCAGGAAGTCATTGCCGGCCGCACGCTGGTATCGACCAATCCAATGGTGGCATTCAGCCCCGCATCGACCATCAAGCTCGTGACCACCCAGGCAGCGCTGCAGGTTCTGGGGCCGACATTCAACTGGAAAACGGCGGCCTATGCCAGCGGCAGCCAGTCAGGCGACGTGCTCAATGGTGACCTGATCCTGCGCGGCGGCGGTGATCCGCGTCTGACCATGGAAAGCCTGTGGCTGTTCCTGCGGCAGATCAGGGAAAAGGGTGTCCGGCAGATCAACGGCGACCTGGTACTTGACCGCAGCCTCTTTGCGCCGCACGCGTTCGATGCCGCGCTGTTCGACGGCGCGCCCCACAAGCCCTACAACGCCGGGCCCGATGCGCTGCTGCTGAACTATCATGCCTTCGCATTGCGGCTGATCCCGGACCAGTCGAACGGAACCGCCCGCATCAGCGTGGAGCCGCCGGTAGCGGGGCTTTCGGTGCAGGGCCCGGCACTGGTGGAGGGCGACTGTGGCGACTGGAAAGCCGCGCTGACACCCGACATGACCGACAACAGCATTTCCGTCGCCGGCAATTATCCCTATGCCTGTGGTGAGAACACCCTGTATGTGCATCCCTATCAGATGAGCCGCGCCGCCTACTTCGGCGCGGTGTTTCGCCGCCTGTGGAACGAGATGGGCGGCACCTTGAAAGGGCAGGTACGCGACGGCGCCTTGCCCGAGCAGGCGCGCTTGCTGGCGCAATGGCAGTCCGCGCCGCTGACGCAGGTCATCCAGGACATCAATAAATTCAGCAACAACGTCATGGCCAGGCAATTGCTGCTGACGCTGGCCAGCCAGAGTTCGGGTGCGCCGGCTACGCCGGAAGAAGGCGAAGCGGCAGTGCGTTCATGGATGCGGGAACGCGGCATCGATGCGCCGGAAATGGTGCTTGACAACGGCTCCGGCCTTTCGCGCAGCACGCGCATTGCGCCGCTGACGATGGCGCGGGTGCTGCTTGCAGCCTACAACTCACCGGTCATGCCCGAATTCATCGCCTCCCTGCCGTTGGCCGCCTATGACGGCACCATGCGCAACCGTCTGCGTGAAAAGTCGGTTGCAGGTCGGGCGCACATCAAGACCGGCAGCCTGGAAGGCGTGCGGGCGTCGGCCGGCTATGTGATGGCTGCGTCCGGCAAGTGGTATGCAGTGGTTTGCATGGTGAACCACGCCAGGGCGGCGGCGGCGGGCCCGGCGCTGGATCAGCTGGTGCAGTGGATCTACGAAAACGGCTGA
- a CDS encoding TPM domain-containing protein, protein MNKLERFWRHLVTTRASGQRAFPRKVLDEIQKTIAQGESLHRAEVRMIIEPSLPLGDILDGMHPRARARELFSDYRLWDTEENSGVLIYLDLADHQVEIVADRGVGRLVQAGEWQAICDTMIRELQRGAYRDGAIAALEQLNALLQMKLPANGQRPNQLSDKPIIL, encoded by the coding sequence ATGAACAAGCTCGAACGATTCTGGCGGCACCTGGTTACCACCCGCGCCTCCGGCCAGCGGGCCTTTCCGAGAAAGGTTCTCGACGAGATCCAGAAAACCATCGCACAGGGAGAATCATTGCACCGTGCCGAAGTGCGCATGATCATTGAGCCATCGCTTCCGCTTGGCGACATTCTCGATGGCATGCATCCGCGAGCTCGCGCCCGCGAGCTGTTTTCTGATTATCGACTGTGGGACACGGAGGAAAACTCGGGCGTACTGATCTATCTCGATCTGGCCGACCATCAGGTTGAAATTGTGGCGGACCGCGGTGTCGGGCGCCTGGTGCAGGCTGGCGAATGGCAGGCCATTTGCGACACGATGATTCGCGAGTTGCAGCGCGGCGCCTACCGCGACGGCGCCATCGCCGCACTTGAACAGCTCAATGCGCTGCTCCAGATGAAGCTGCCCGCAAATGGCCAGCGCCCTAACCAGCTGTCGGACAAGCCCATCATCCTGTAA
- a CDS encoding TPM domain-containing protein, with the protein MRQPSISANSVVSALRCLLALLLLASALHVHAEDFTPVPPLKSRVTDTIGMLTPDQRNALENVLKEHEDRTGNQIAILLVASTSPEAIEQYSIRVADAWKLGRKGIDDGVILLVARDNPSALRRLRIEAGRGVQGSLTDAQSKRILQDVIAPHFRQNDFYGGLAAGVSSIAALIDKENLPAPTARQPDQQDDGLGSWLPFLFFALFILLPMFSRRGRRRSRLGGNDWGRNAGIILGSGIGSRGGFGGGGFGGGGFGGSGGGGFSGGGGGFDGGGASGNW; encoded by the coding sequence ATGCGCCAGCCGTCAATTTCGGCAAATAGCGTCGTATCGGCTCTGCGCTGTCTGCTCGCACTGCTGCTCCTGGCGAGCGCGCTGCATGTACATGCGGAGGACTTCACGCCGGTACCGCCGCTGAAAAGCCGCGTCACCGATACCATCGGCATGTTGACGCCGGACCAGCGCAATGCGCTGGAAAATGTGCTGAAGGAACATGAGGACCGCACCGGCAACCAGATTGCGATTCTGCTGGTGGCATCGACCTCGCCCGAAGCAATCGAGCAGTACAGCATCCGTGTGGCCGATGCCTGGAAGCTCGGGCGCAAGGGCATTGACGATGGCGTAATACTTCTGGTGGCGCGCGACAATCCCAGCGCCTTGCGCCGCCTGCGCATCGAGGCCGGCCGCGGTGTGCAAGGCTCGCTGACGGATGCGCAGTCCAAGCGCATCCTGCAGGACGTGATTGCGCCGCACTTCCGCCAGAACGACTTCTATGGCGGTCTTGCTGCCGGCGTCTCTTCCATTGCTGCCCTGATCGACAAGGAAAACTTGCCGGCGCCAACGGCGCGCCAGCCAGATCAGCAGGATGACGGGCTGGGGTCATGGCTGCCGTTTCTGTTTTTTGCGCTGTTCATCCTGCTCCCCATGTTTAGCCGCCGTGGACGGCGGCGCAGCCGCTTGGGCGGCAATGACTGGGGCCGCAACGCTGGCATCATCCTTGGCAGCGGCATAGGGAGCCGGGGCGGCTTCGGTGGCGGTGGCTTCGGTGGCGGTGGATTTGGCGGAAGCGGCGGTGGCGGATTTTCGGGCGGCGGTGGCGGCTTTGACGGCGGCGGCGCCTCGGGGAACTGGTAA